TATTTTTGAATTTTCAATCCAGTCGAAACCACCCTGCATGGTCAGCAGATTTTTTAACGTTAATGTATTTCTGATTGAATCATGAAGTACCTTTCCTTCAATATTGGAAATGTTTTTGAAACTGCTCCTTGAGATATTATATTCGGGAAGAATTTTTAAAACCGGAGTGTTGAGGTTGGGAAGTATGTTTTTATCTTTTGCAATACCTGCCAGAACAGAGACAATACTTTTGGTAACCGACTTTATACTGAAGATGGTTTCTTTTTTCGCTCCATGGAAATACTGTTCATAAATTACCTTATCATTTTGGGAAACAATGAAAGATCCCAGAGAAGGAATACTGTCGTTAATTTCTTTAGTGAATTGGTCTGTAAATTCTTTCCGTAATTCTTTGTTAAAGGCTGCCTGTGACTTCACTTTAGGGCAGAATAGAGTAAGACATAATATTGTCAAAACCTGCAGTACTTGCTTGGATCTCATTGTTTAAAAAGAAGGGATAAATTATTAGCTAGTAAAAAAGTATAAGCTAAATTGATCCCGCTGGATGAACATAACTGATGCTTTCAATGCCTCTAAATTATGAAAAACAATGAACTTTTAAAATATATTTTACCGAATATTTTTTACAGCGATTCTAAAATTCAGGTTTTATTAAAAAAGATAACTGAAAAATTAAACCAATACACCGTTTTTAGAAGAAATAGGATCCGGAAGGTCTGTTTCTCCACTCATCTGAAGAAGATCGATTTCAATCGTTCTGCAGATAGAAAGCATAGGAACATCAAACATCAATCCTGCAAAAGGGTTTTCTGAATAATCTCCTACCAGTTCCATAATGATGTAGATCCATCCGATGATGATACAGAACGGAATAGAAGTCCAGATTCCCCAATCTCCAAGTTTCGCAAACTCATTGACTAATCCTAACGGAAGAAGCATGATAAAAAGAATATTGAAAACAAAGGCTGTGCTGGCAAACTGTCTTGGGGAAGGGAATTTTTTGATTCTTTCTGCCTGTCCCTGAAAATTATAGAATTCATTCAAAGCATTCTGCAGCTGAGTCTGGTTGAATTCTGTAATAGCTCCCATGTTTTTAAGCTCATTGATGTCTTTTGCCTGTTGAGATACCAGGTAAGTGGCAAAGTTTTTATAATCATTTTTAAGTTCATACTCTTCCTCCGAAAGATATTTGTGCAGGAAAATAGGAGCTCTTCCGTAATCCGGAAACCCAGCTTTGATCAATCTGTTTCTTCTCAGGTTGATATTCCCGAATTTATTATTTTCTGTACTGATATGCTCCCATTCTGTAGGAATCAGAAGCTGTTCACGGAAAGTGTATAACCATGCAATATGACGATAAACGATTCTTTTTTTACGGTCTTCAAGATCAAAAACACCAATTCCTTCATTTTTGGTATCAAAGGCATACACCATAGATGCAAACGAACGGCTGGAGTTCACAATTCCGCCCCAGATTTTTCTGGCTTCCCAAAGTCTGTCATAGGCCTGGTTATTTTTAAAACCCACAAGGAACGCTTCTGCTGTACCAATCAGTGCAACAGGAACCCATGGAATCGTCATCCAGTGCCAGTTGAAGAAATAAAAGAAAACAGCAATCAATGTACACCAGATAGAGATTAGGATAAGATGTACACCGGCAAGATTGAGAACCTGTTTATAATTGACGTATTTGGTTGTGATCATAAAGATGGATGTGTTTTGCGTGTAGAGACAAAATAAATACCAAACTGTGACTGATTTGTTTTGTAATGCCTGTCAGATAATAGATAGTTAAGTTTTATTGGTTATAATTGTCTAGAATTGAGATTGATAATCTTAAATAAAAGTAGTGAAAAAATTGCATAAAAAAACCTCTAAAAATTTTTAGAGGTTTTAATTTTATATAAACTTAATATTTAAGCATTTCTTCAATCTTACTGCTGAGCTTTTCAGCATTTGGAAGCATTTCTTTTTCCAGTACCAGATTGATAGGAACAGCAGGTACATCCAGCGATCCCATTGTTTCTACAGGTGCGTCAAGATATTTGAAGCAGTTTTTAGAAATACGGTGTGCAAATGCTTCTGCAAAAGAGTTGTTAAGCTGTTCTTCAGTGAGAACAATACATTTTCCGTGAGCTTTTACTCTTTCAAAAACGAGCTCTTCGTCAAGAGGAATTAATGTTCTTAAGTCGATCACCTCAACTCTTCCGTTGAAATTCTTAGCGGCTTCTTTGGCCCAGTAAACGCCCATTCCGTAAGTAACTACTAATAAGGTTCTGCCTTTTTCAGTTTCATTCTTATCAGCTTCAATGATTACTTTTCCTTTTCCAAATGGAAGAACATAGTCTTCAGCAGGTTCTATTGTTTTAGCATCTTCGGTTCCCGGAACTTTGCTCCAGTATAATCCCTTGTGCTCCAGCATTACTACCGGATTCGGATCATAATAAGCTGATTTTAATAATCCTTTGAAATCGGCGGCATTACTTGGATATGCTATTTTGATTCCTTTGATGTTGGCTAAGATACTTTCAACACTTCCGCTGTGATAAGGACCGCCTCCGCCATATGCTCCGATTGGAACACGGATAATGTTGCTTACAGGGAATTTTCCACCACTTAAATAGTTAGATTTTGAAATCTCTGTAATTAACTGATTGATTCCCGGATAAATATAATCTGCAAACTGAACCTCAACAATTGGTTTCAGCCCAACAGCGCTCATTCCGGCAGTAGATCCAATGATGTAAGCCTCCTGAATTGCTGTGTTGAATACTCTTTTGTTTCCGAATTTTTTCCCTAAAGTCACCGTTTCACGGAAAACCCCACCGATTCTTTCTCCTACGTCCTGTCCGTAAAGAAGGGCTTCAGGGTGTTTCCACATCAATTCCTGTATGGCGTGAATGGCAGCATCTACCATTACAATTTTTTCTCCGTTGGCAGGTTCACGTGTTCCTGTTTCCTCTGTAATTGGAGTAGGAGCAAAAACGTGCTGCATTACGGTTTCAGGCTTCGGATCTTCTGCATTCTTAGCTTTTTCAAAAGC
The window above is part of the Chryseobacterium sp. MA9 genome. Proteins encoded here:
- a CDS encoding bestrophin family protein, producing the protein MITTKYVNYKQVLNLAGVHLILISIWCTLIAVFFYFFNWHWMTIPWVPVALIGTAEAFLVGFKNNQAYDRLWEARKIWGGIVNSSRSFASMVYAFDTKNEGIGVFDLEDRKKRIVYRHIAWLYTFREQLLIPTEWEHISTENNKFGNINLRRNRLIKAGFPDYGRAPIFLHKYLSEEEYELKNDYKNFATYLVSQQAKDINELKNMGAITEFNQTQLQNALNEFYNFQGQAERIKKFPSPRQFASTAFVFNILFIMLLPLGLVNEFAKLGDWGIWTSIPFCIIIGWIYIIMELVGDYSENPFAGLMFDVPMLSICRTIEIDLLQMSGETDLPDPISSKNGVLV
- a CDS encoding thiamine pyrophosphate-dependent enzyme, whose protein sequence is MENALHEKVSQDILLKAYNHMMLAKAMADIYEENRNVCKYVHSTSRGHEAIQLATAYQLKKEDWVSPYYRDESILLGIGFEPYQLMLQLLAKADDPFSGGRSYYSHPSSRDENKPKIVHQSSATGMQTIPTTGVAQGIKYIQDFNLQEFENNPVVVCSLGDNSVTEGEVSEALQFAALHQLPIIFLVQDNEWGISVTKDEARTCDAYDFVAGFTGLSRMRVDGTDFVESFEAMKKAVDFVRTERKPLVVCAKTVLIGHHTSGVRREFYRDEEDLTKHRAKDPGEILRKHLLETGTDEDLLKQITKKARLEAEEAFEKAKNAEDPKPETVMQHVFAPTPITEETGTREPANGEKIVMVDAAIHAIQELMWKHPEALLYGQDVGERIGGVFRETVTLGKKFGNKRVFNTAIQEAYIIGSTAGMSAVGLKPIVEVQFADYIYPGINQLITEISKSNYLSGGKFPVSNIIRVPIGAYGGGGPYHSGSVESILANIKGIKIAYPSNAADFKGLLKSAYYDPNPVVMLEHKGLYWSKVPGTEDAKTIEPAEDYVLPFGKGKVIIEADKNETEKGRTLLVVTYGMGVYWAKEAAKNFNGRVEVIDLRTLIPLDEELVFERVKAHGKCIVLTEEQLNNSFAEAFAHRISKNCFKYLDAPVETMGSLDVPAVPINLVLEKEMLPNAEKLSSKIEEMLKY